Within bacterium, the genomic segment TTGATGGGAGGGGTTAGGGGAGGGTGGTAGCTCTTTTTCTAAGGTTTTTAGCAAGAGTAATAATATTGCCCGCCCATTTCACCCTCACCCTATCCCTCTCCCATCAAGGGAGAGGGAATTTTGCTTTATCTCCCAACTAACTGCTTAACTTAGTTTTGAGTAGTTACTCGCATTTTTCCATTGACAAAAATAGAAACATTATGATAGTCTAAAGTAAGACATTACGTCAAACCGAAGATTATCCTGGAGGGTTAGCTTACCCAAGATGAAACGTCCTGATCTGATTAAAAGTCTAAATCACGCCTTTTGGGGTGTTCTTTATGCCCTGAAAACAGAACGGAATATGCAGATACATACGGCGGCTTCAGTGATTGTTTTAGTGGGAAGTCTCTTTTTAAAGCTTACCAGGCTGGAATTAATGGCCCTCTGGTTTGCGGTCTGCCTCGTTCTTCTGGCGGAAATGGTTAACACCAGCATAGAAAACGTGATCGATCTCATTTCCGATTCCTATCATCCTCTGGCCGAAATTGCTAAGGATGTAGCGGCCGGCGCCGTTTTATTAGCCTCGGTTAACGCTATAATTATCGGTTATCTAACTCTTTATGTCCATCTGGAAACCTTACTTCACACCTCAGTCATTGAACGTGCCCGGGAGATGCCTGAACATGTCAGCTTTATCAGCTTGATGGTGGTCATCATCATAACTATTTTTATTAAAGCTATCTACAAGAAAGGAACCCCTTTCCGGGGAGGGATGCCCAGCGGTCATGCGGCCGTGGCTTTTTCCATTTGGACAGCCACTATCTTCCTCACTAATAATCTCTTTATGATCATCCTGGTGTTTATTCTGGCCTTTATAGTGGCCCAGAGCCGAATTAGCCTCAAAATCCACAGCTTCTGGGAAGTTCTATCCGGCTCCTTAATCGGTCTTTTTCTGACCGTATTGATCTTTCAGTTAATAAAATAGCAGGGCCCAAAGCACAGATAAAGGCTGAAGGCTTTTAGGCTGAAGGCTGAAGTTCAATAGCCTTCAGTCTTCAGCCTATCTGCCTGAATAGTTAATCGGAGGGAACTTGGACGAATCAGATTTATATCTGTGGTTAAAACTGAGCAGTCTCATCATTCTTTTAGTTGCATCCGCCTTTTTTAGCGGATCTGAAACAGCTTTATTTTCTTTAAGCGAACTAAAGGTTCGAGAATTTGGACGATTACCTAAGACAAGGGTAATCAGTCGTCTCCTATCTTCACCCAGGAAGCTGCTGATTAATCTCCTGCTGTGGAACACCGTAGTCAATATCCTGGCTTCAGCCCTGGCTGCCTCGATTGCCATTGATATATGCTATGCTATGGGAGTTAGTAAAGCCATTGGCGTGGGCATAACGGTGGGAGTGATGACTATTCTCTTATTAATCTGCACTGAAATCTTCCCCAAGACCTTTGCTCTTAAGCACGCGGAGTCAATGACCATGATAGTGGCTAAGCCTCTTAACCTGTTGGCCGGATTTATCGCCCCCTTGCAGGTTGGACTACTCGGGCTTACTGATAGGGCGGTAGCCCTTTTTGAAAGGATGCCCTTTTTTAGCCAAGACCCCTTTGTCACAGAAGAAGAGATAAAGATGGCGGTCAAGGTAGGGCATAAAGAAGGTGTTCTGGCAGAGAAGGAAGGAGAAATATTTAAGAGTATCTTTGAATTTGGTAAGACTACTGTTAAGG encodes:
- a CDS encoding hemolysin family protein, which produces MDESDLYLWLKLSSLIILLVASAFFSGSETALFSLSELKVREFGRLPKTRVISRLLSSPRKLLINLLLWNTVVNILASALAASIAIDICYAMGVSKAIGVGITVGVMTILLLICTEIFPKTFALKHAESMTMIVAKPLNLLAGFIAPLQVGLLGLTDRAVALFERMPFFSQDPFVTEEEIKMAVKVGHKEGVLAEKEGEIFKSIFEFGKTTVKEVMVPVEKIVAAPVGSETTDILKLIKKEGFSRIPIYRNSLDEIIGIVHAKDFVTYLGEGRTSSRIDLAKIVRPAYFVRESKEAGQLLRELQRGKIQMAIIVNEENHVSGLVTMEDLLEEIVGEIQDEYDME
- a CDS encoding diacylglycerol kinase: MKRPDLIKSLNHAFWGVLYALKTERNMQIHTAASVIVLVGSLFLKLTRLELMALWFAVCLVLLAEMVNTSIENVIDLISDSYHPLAEIAKDVAAGAVLLASVNAIIIGYLTLYVHLETLLHTSVIERAREMPEHVSFISLMVVIIITIFIKAIYKKGTPFRGGMPSGHAAVAFSIWTATIFLTNNLFMIILVFILAFIVAQSRISLKIHSFWEVLSGSLIGLFLTVLIFQLIK